One segment of Paenibacillus rhizovicinus DNA contains the following:
- the galU gene encoding UTP--glucose-1-phosphate uridylyltransferase GalU, which translates to MKIRKAVIPAAGLGTRFLPATKAQPKEMLPIVDKPAIQYIVEEAVQSGIESIIIVTGRNKKSIEDHFDKSVELEQLLEDKGKHKLLQEVQAISGMASIHFIRQKEPLGLGHAILCAKQFIGDEPFAVLLGDDIMVSEPPALSRLIGVYRQTNRQVIGVREVPNEDVSKYGIVKPASASMNGVYRIGGLVEKPSAHEAPSNLAIMGRYVLKPDIFPVLEQLERGTGGEYQLTDALHAMCASDESLALTLGGKRYDIGDKIGYMKAIIEVGLQREELRDVLLPYLRQIVGEQPFLQELIGEKAFLR; encoded by the coding sequence ATGAAAATCCGCAAAGCCGTTATCCCCGCTGCGGGACTCGGAACCCGCTTCCTTCCCGCAACGAAGGCGCAGCCGAAAGAAATGCTGCCGATCGTCGATAAGCCGGCCATTCAATATATCGTGGAAGAAGCCGTCCAAAGCGGCATTGAAAGCATCATCATCGTCACGGGACGCAACAAAAAGTCCATCGAGGATCATTTCGACAAATCGGTCGAGCTGGAGCAGCTGCTGGAGGACAAAGGCAAGCACAAGCTGCTGCAGGAAGTGCAGGCGATCAGCGGCATGGCCAGCATTCATTTCATTCGCCAGAAGGAGCCGCTCGGCCTCGGGCACGCGATCCTTTGCGCGAAACAATTCATCGGCGACGAGCCGTTCGCGGTGCTGCTCGGGGATGACATCATGGTATCGGAGCCGCCGGCGCTGTCTCGATTGATCGGCGTCTATCGGCAGACGAACCGGCAGGTCATAGGCGTAAGGGAGGTGCCGAACGAAGACGTCAGCAAGTATGGGATCGTGAAGCCGGCGTCGGCGTCGATGAATGGCGTCTATCGCATCGGCGGCCTTGTCGAGAAGCCGTCCGCGCACGAAGCGCCCTCCAACCTTGCGATCATGGGACGGTACGTGCTGAAGCCGGACATCTTCCCCGTCTTGGAACAGCTGGAGAGAGGGACGGGCGGCGAGTACCAGCTGACGGACGCCCTGCACGCCATGTGCGCATCGGACGAGTCGCTCGCGCTTACGCTAGGCGGCAAACGGTACGATATCGGCGATAAAATCGGCTACATGAAGGCGATCATCGAAGTCGGTTTGCAGCGGGAGGAGCTGCGGGACGTGCTGCTGCCCTACTTGCGCCAAATCGTAGGCGAGCAGCCGTTCCTGCAAGAGCTAATCGGCGAGAAGGCGTTCTTGAGGTAA
- a CDS encoding GNAT family N-acetyltransferase, which translates to MSTRRAALDDAPEVIPLLQEAIGSIAYLLTGASDDADAARRLTDFFKQPGNRVSCDHIIVEERDGRIAGMLVAYSGNDAQLLDEPFLARMRRDFGEAERHIVREAMDGEFYLDALAVDEAFRGQGIAKALMAAAEQRAKELGFERTALIVESCNERAHGIYLRSGYVEADVIRIGGSDYRRMVKEL; encoded by the coding sequence ATGAGCACGCGAAGAGCCGCGTTAGATGACGCGCCCGAAGTCATCCCGCTGCTGCAAGAGGCGATCGGCTCGATCGCCTACCTGCTTACGGGCGCTTCGGACGATGCCGATGCTGCCAGACGGCTGACGGATTTCTTCAAGCAGCCGGGCAATCGGGTCAGCTGCGACCATATTATCGTGGAGGAACGCGACGGCCGGATCGCCGGCATGCTCGTCGCCTATTCCGGCAATGACGCGCAGCTGCTGGACGAGCCTTTCCTCGCGCGGATGCGGCGGGATTTCGGAGAAGCGGAGCGGCATATCGTCCGGGAAGCGATGGACGGCGAGTTTTATCTGGACGCGCTGGCCGTCGACGAAGCCTTCCGCGGCCAAGGAATCGCGAAGGCGCTTATGGCCGCGGCCGAGCAGCGGGCGAAGGAGCTTGGATTCGAGCGGACGGCACTGATCGTCGAGTCGTGCAACGAGCGGGCGCATGGCATTTACCTGCGCAGCGGTTATGTCGAGGCCGACGTCATTCGCATCGGCGGCAGCGATTACCGGCGGATGGTCAAGGAGCTGTAG
- a CDS encoding response regulator transcription factor: MKPSKEIRILLADDEPHILQFLEMGLVNEGYTVQTAPDGMSAYSLALDFRPHVAVLDVMMPGMDGFHVCRMLKEAGNAIAVIMLTAKDEIDDRIKGLTLGADDYMVKPFSFDELLARIGARLRNQFPDLLGEVALGPFKVDDRRGEIRYEDRLLELSPTEYELLKYLVLHHGMVQSKAVILDKVWGYDFGGEENIVEVYIRSLRDKLGDKEHQLIRTLRGAGYRVDLP, translated from the coding sequence ATGAAACCGTCCAAAGAAATCCGCATCCTGCTTGCGGACGACGAGCCGCATATCCTGCAGTTTCTGGAGATGGGACTCGTCAATGAAGGATACACGGTGCAGACCGCGCCGGACGGAATGAGCGCCTACAGCCTGGCGCTGGATTTCCGCCCGCACGTGGCTGTGCTGGACGTCATGATGCCGGGCATGGACGGCTTTCACGTATGCCGCATGCTGAAGGAAGCGGGCAACGCGATCGCGGTTATCATGCTGACGGCCAAGGACGAGATCGATGACCGCATCAAAGGACTGACGCTGGGCGCGGACGATTATATGGTGAAACCGTTCAGCTTCGACGAGCTGCTGGCGCGGATCGGCGCGCGTCTGCGGAATCAATTCCCGGATTTGCTGGGGGAAGTGGCGCTAGGGCCGTTCAAGGTCGACGACCGCAGGGGCGAAATCCGTTACGAGGACAGGCTGTTGGAGCTGTCGCCGACGGAGTACGAGCTGCTGAAATATCTCGTGCTGCATCACGGAATGGTGCAGAGCAAAGCGGTCATTCTGGACAAGGTATGGGGCTACGATTTCGGCGGGGAGGAAAATATCGTCGAGGTGTACATCCGTTCGCTGCGGGATAAACTCGGGGACAAGGAGCATCAGCTGATCCGCACGCTGCGGGGTGCCGGTTACCGGGTGGATCTGCCATGA
- a CDS encoding phytanoyl-CoA dioxygenase family protein: MLRANIQLSEEKVAFYRENGFVQVDNILSPEELAELREYMDETMNNQGSRGLQTDKAEGAYYKVLNQRVNTWRDHGGMARFVLGERFADLGKQLTGFAGIRLFHDHALLKMPGDSKVTPWHQDRPYWPMNEMNAFSIWIALDDVDENNGCMMFVPKSQRIRNLKSVDLVSPEDIFGQEGAKDVDRNTAVVCRMKAGSATFHDGMTFHYAHANKTDKPRRALAIIFMADGTTYSGANHVITDGLGLEKDDTLGGGLMPKLA, encoded by the coding sequence ATGCTGCGTGCGAACATTCAGCTCAGCGAAGAGAAAGTAGCGTTTTACCGGGAAAACGGCTTCGTGCAGGTCGATAACATTCTATCGCCGGAGGAGCTTGCGGAGCTTCGCGAATATATGGACGAGACGATGAACAATCAAGGCTCCCGCGGTCTGCAAACGGACAAGGCGGAAGGCGCTTACTATAAAGTGTTGAATCAGCGCGTGAATACGTGGCGGGATCACGGGGGCATGGCGCGGTTCGTGCTCGGCGAGCGGTTCGCGGATCTGGGGAAGCAGCTGACGGGCTTCGCGGGCATCCGCTTGTTTCATGATCATGCCCTGCTGAAAATGCCCGGCGACTCCAAAGTGACGCCGTGGCATCAGGACCGTCCGTATTGGCCGATGAACGAGATGAACGCGTTCTCCATCTGGATCGCGCTCGATGACGTCGACGAGAACAACGGGTGCATGATGTTCGTGCCGAAATCGCAGCGCATCCGCAATTTGAAGAGCGTCGACCTCGTGTCGCCGGAAGATATCTTCGGGCAGGAGGGCGCGAAGGACGTCGACCGCAATACGGCCGTCGTATGCCGGATGAAAGCGGGCAGCGCCACCTTCCATGACGGCATGACGTTCCATTACGCCCATGCCAACAAGACGGACAAACCGCGCCGGGCGCTGGCGATCATCTTCATGGCCGACGGCACGACGTACAGCGGCGCGAATCACGTCATCACCGACGGACTCGGCTTGGAGAAGGACGATACGCTGGGCGGCGGCTTGATGCCGAAGCTGGCTTAA
- a CDS encoding glycosyltransferase family 2 protein — MSRKVKFSIIIPMYNEEAVIQETYRRLKKVMSSTGQTYELLFINDGSKDRSAKIIEEYGYWDETVKLIDFSRNFGHQIAITAGMDYASGDAVIIIDADLQDPPELILQMIEKWQEGFEVVYATRGKRNGESRFKIWSASAFYRILRASTDIDIPVDTGDFRLMDRKVVDQMKRLPENNRFVRGLVSWVGFRQTSIMYERDERLAGETKYPLRRMIKLCLDGITSFSYKPLKLAGYMGAALSGIGFLFLLYVLYLAIFTHATMKGWPSLMGIMLIFNGFILVMLGILGEYVGRIYDETKGRPLYIVRDAYGFAAETANSAGVGVGGKPVLPRAGGAQL; from the coding sequence ATGAGCAGAAAAGTGAAATTCTCCATTATCATCCCCATGTATAACGAAGAGGCCGTCATTCAGGAAACGTACCGGCGGCTGAAAAAAGTAATGAGCAGCACCGGCCAAACCTACGAGCTGCTGTTCATCAACGACGGCAGCAAGGACCGCAGCGCCAAGATTATCGAGGAATACGGCTACTGGGACGAAACGGTGAAGCTGATCGATTTCTCCCGCAACTTCGGGCATCAGATCGCCATTACGGCAGGCATGGATTACGCCTCCGGCGATGCCGTCATCATCATCGACGCGGACTTGCAGGATCCGCCGGAGCTGATCCTGCAAATGATCGAGAAGTGGCAGGAGGGCTTCGAAGTCGTCTATGCCACGAGAGGCAAGCGCAATGGCGAGAGCCGGTTCAAAATCTGGTCGGCGTCCGCGTTTTACCGCATCCTGCGGGCATCTACCGATATCGACATTCCGGTGGACACGGGCGATTTTCGCCTCATGGACCGGAAGGTCGTCGATCAGATGAAACGGCTGCCGGAGAACAACCGGTTCGTGCGCGGACTCGTCAGCTGGGTCGGTTTTCGCCAAACCTCCATCATGTACGAGAGGGATGAGCGTCTGGCCGGCGAGACCAAATATCCGCTGCGCCGCATGATCAAGCTGTGCCTGGACGGGATTACGTCCTTCTCTTACAAGCCGCTGAAACTAGCGGGCTACATGGGCGCGGCGCTGTCGGGCATCGGGTTTCTCTTCCTGCTGTACGTGCTGTACCTGGCGATCTTCACCCATGCGACGATGAAAGGCTGGCCGTCGCTTATGGGCATCATGCTTATTTTCAACGGATTTATCTTGGTCATGCTCGGCATTCTCGGCGAATATGTCGGCCGTATCTACGATGAAACGAAAGGGCGCCCGTTGTACATCGTCCGGGACGCCTACGGCTTCGCGGCCGAAACGGCCAATAGCGCCGGCGTCGGCGTTGGCGGGAAACCGGTGCTGCCGAGGGCCGGGGGCGCGCAGCTATGA
- a CDS encoding DUF805 domain-containing protein, with protein sequence MEWYLKVLREYVNFSGRARRTEYWMYILISFVVSIILAIIDAILGADRLLSWLYSLAVLLPSLGVVVRRLHDIGRSGWWYLIILIPVIGAIVILVFTLLDSEPGMNKYGPNPKGY encoded by the coding sequence ATGGAATGGTACCTGAAGGTGCTGCGGGAATACGTGAATTTCTCCGGAAGGGCAAGGCGCACGGAGTATTGGATGTACATTCTGATCAGCTTCGTCGTATCGATCATACTGGCTATCATTGACGCCATACTCGGCGCCGACCGGCTGCTCTCGTGGTTATATTCGCTGGCGGTGCTGCTGCCATCGCTGGGTGTTGTCGTACGCAGGCTGCACGATATCGGGCGATCGGGCTGGTGGTATCTCATCATCTTGATTCCGGTCATAGGCGCCATCGTGATTCTCGTCTTTACGCTGCTGGACAGCGAGCCGGGCATGAACAAATACGGGCCGAACCCGAAAGGGTATTAA
- a CDS encoding sensor histidine kinase — MTGAAASKRGTDGSRFLPRSLSGQLLARSLLILAGLLVLIGFMQSWLMKDSLYQSKADSLRSQLMTVPMGWFVDDGNADGMSGDQHSHQGNAAANPGSLGGNGNGGEGRRPDRNAPFLFAPGTSLAYVGTDGSFTDLSGAYSVPSPQVAQAKYTEITNRLVADRGRTKKADYSLLKDSRGVQQIVIYRLAGPPDKPNGLLQMGAETSQLTDVMTRQLLIFASLSVLALTAGLALYMPALRRTLVPLSRMVEAVKGIDAGNLKQRLPELQGQQEIDRLSVGFNGMLERLEASFRAEQETTEAMRRFIADASHELRTPLTSIHGFLEVLLRGAAASNPEQLQTALRSMHGESKRINKLVEDLLTLARLDRAPQLKLAELSLDGLVRGMEPQLRMLAVDRSVTFQLTAGIRVQAEGDKLKQVLLNLFQNAVQHTEPGSGAITVSLMADSGSGGNNGGSGGSNGGSSGSGSRRAFAELAVSDNGIGIADDHLPRLFERFYRSDASRARKYGGSGLGLAITQSIVESHGGSITARSKLGEGSMFIVRLPI; from the coding sequence ATGACGGGGGCTGCGGCATCCAAGCGCGGCACAGACGGCAGCCGGTTTCTCCCCCGCTCGCTCAGCGGCCAGCTGCTGGCTCGGTCGCTGCTCATCCTCGCCGGGCTGCTGGTACTGATCGGGTTCATGCAGAGCTGGCTGATGAAGGATTCGCTCTACCAAAGCAAAGCCGACTCCCTCCGGTCGCAGCTCATGACGGTGCCGATGGGCTGGTTTGTCGACGACGGCAATGCGGACGGCATGTCCGGAGATCAGCATTCGCATCAAGGCAATGCCGCTGCTAATCCCGGCAGCCTTGGCGGGAACGGCAACGGCGGCGAGGGGCGACGGCCGGATCGGAACGCTCCGTTTCTCTTCGCGCCCGGAACTTCTTTGGCCTACGTCGGTACGGACGGTTCCTTCACGGATTTGTCCGGTGCATACAGCGTGCCGTCACCGCAGGTCGCCCAGGCTAAATATACGGAGATCACCAATCGGTTGGTCGCGGACAGAGGCAGAACGAAGAAGGCCGATTACTCGCTGCTTAAGGATTCCCGGGGTGTCCAGCAGATCGTCATCTACCGGCTCGCGGGTCCGCCTGACAAGCCGAACGGACTGCTGCAGATGGGGGCGGAGACGTCTCAGCTGACGGACGTGATGACGCGTCAGCTGCTTATTTTCGCAAGCTTGTCCGTGCTTGCGCTGACCGCGGGACTCGCGTTGTACATGCCTGCGCTGCGCCGCACGCTGGTCCCGCTGTCCCGCATGGTGGAAGCCGTGAAAGGCATCGACGCCGGCAATTTGAAGCAGCGTCTTCCGGAGCTGCAAGGCCAGCAGGAGATCGACCGGCTGTCCGTCGGTTTCAACGGCATGCTGGAGCGCCTCGAAGCATCGTTTCGCGCCGAACAGGAAACGACCGAGGCGATGCGCCGGTTCATCGCGGACGCTTCGCATGAGCTGCGCACGCCGCTCACGTCCATTCACGGGTTCTTGGAAGTGCTGCTGCGAGGAGCGGCGGCGTCCAACCCGGAACAGCTGCAAACCGCCCTGCGGAGCATGCATGGCGAATCCAAGCGGATCAACAAGCTCGTCGAAGATCTGCTGACGCTCGCCAGGCTCGACCGCGCGCCGCAGCTTAAGCTCGCCGAGCTGTCCTTGGACGGGCTTGTCCGCGGCATGGAGCCTCAGCTGCGCATGCTTGCCGTCGATCGGTCCGTCACGTTCCAGTTGACGGCCGGCATCCGCGTGCAAGCGGAAGGCGACAAACTCAAACAGGTGCTGCTGAACCTGTTCCAAAACGCCGTGCAGCACACGGAACCGGGTTCCGGCGCCATCACCGTCTCGCTGATGGCTGACTCCGGCAGCGGCGGGAACAATGGTGGGAGCGGTGGGAGCAATGGTGGCAGCAGTGGCAGCGGTTCCCGCCGCGCCTTCGCCGAGCTCGCCGTGAGCGATAATGGGATCGGAATCGCCGACGATCATCTGCCGCGGCTATTCGAGCGTTTCTACCGCAGCGACGCATCGCGCGCGCGCAAATACGGCGGCTCCGGCCTCGGCCTCGCGATCACGCAATCGATCGTGGAATCGCATGGCGGCTCCATAACCGCGCGAAGCAAGCTCGGGGAAGGCAGCATGTTCATCGTCAGGCTGCCTATCTAG
- a CDS encoding methyl-accepting chemotaxis protein — translation MFSSSLILSLVFLLLIAIMSYLLYASQKDAAFEKFTEIGDKLRAQAQANVNLIEPLAEAVDANGTPPDNETQILKRLLDGMTDKDIMTNAYYLSASSASKDDGTYLRNMLASEAISAAGMKPGTEYNPDDAMLKAFNRAVEGNPALSATYKDDYGTWISYLAPIVDAQGKPIAVFGLDYDYAQVQDRMNLILAKAVGAGLLVALAAVVLVLLLVRIVVKPLRLLAQTAKIAAQGDLTVAMPAFGANEIGQAASSFSEMIASLRALTVHIKQTAGEVASSSGSLKETAGQTALATNEITQAIQQVAEGTQTQLASTEECLRAMTEMAIGIQRIAESSSSVSELAAETTEQAMNGERVIFRTLDQMRTIENQVVQAAGTMEELNASNGQIGNILSHIADVANQTNLLALNASIEAARAGEHGKGFAVVAQEIRKLAERSKLSSEEIAGILHAIGSRAEEVSAALTSSARQARIGTELAGTSGESFRAILASVKEVSEQVQEVSAASEQMSACSEQIAASLEESERIAEAASGHSQQVAAASEEQLASVEEVASAAEQLRSLAGELNEGVSRFRV, via the coding sequence ATGTTCAGCAGTTCGTTGATTCTATCGCTCGTATTTCTGCTGCTCATCGCCATCATGTCGTATCTCCTCTATGCTTCCCAGAAGGACGCCGCATTCGAGAAGTTCACCGAGATCGGCGACAAGCTTCGCGCCCAAGCGCAAGCGAATGTAAATCTCATAGAGCCGCTGGCAGAAGCGGTCGACGCCAATGGCACGCCGCCGGATAACGAGACGCAAATCCTGAAACGGCTGCTAGACGGAATGACGGATAAAGACATCATGACCAACGCTTATTATCTATCCGCGAGCTCCGCGTCCAAAGACGACGGCACTTACTTGCGGAACATGCTGGCCAGCGAAGCGATCAGCGCCGCAGGCATGAAGCCCGGTACCGAATACAACCCAGACGATGCGATGCTGAAAGCCTTTAACCGCGCGGTCGAAGGAAATCCCGCCCTTTCGGCTACTTACAAGGATGATTACGGCACCTGGATCTCGTACCTGGCACCGATCGTCGACGCTCAAGGCAAGCCGATCGCCGTGTTCGGGCTGGATTACGATTATGCGCAAGTTCAGGACCGGATGAATCTCATTCTGGCCAAAGCCGTCGGCGCCGGCCTGCTCGTCGCCCTTGCCGCGGTCGTGCTCGTCCTGCTGCTCGTTCGCATAGTCGTAAAGCCGCTTCGCTTGCTGGCGCAAACGGCGAAGATCGCCGCCCAAGGCGACTTGACGGTGGCCATGCCGGCATTCGGAGCGAACGAAATCGGCCAGGCGGCGAGCTCGTTCAGCGAGATGATCGCCAGCCTGCGCGCATTGACGGTGCATATCAAGCAAACTGCCGGCGAGGTCGCCTCGTCTTCCGGCAGTCTAAAGGAAACCGCCGGCCAAACGGCGCTCGCCACGAACGAAATCACGCAGGCCATTCAACAGGTGGCGGAAGGCACGCAAACGCAATTGGCAAGCACGGAAGAATGCCTCCGGGCGATGACCGAGATGGCGATCGGCATTCAGCGCATCGCGGAATCGTCTTCGTCGGTGTCGGAATTGGCAGCGGAAACGACGGAGCAAGCCATGAATGGCGAACGGGTTATTTTCCGCACCTTGGACCAGATGCGGACCATCGAGAATCAAGTCGTACAAGCGGCAGGAACGATGGAGGAGCTTAATGCGTCCAACGGCCAAATCGGAAACATCCTCTCGCACATAGCCGACGTTGCCAATCAGACCAACCTGCTTGCGCTGAACGCCTCCATCGAAGCTGCCAGAGCCGGCGAGCACGGCAAAGGCTTCGCCGTCGTCGCGCAGGAAATCCGCAAGCTGGCCGAGCGTTCCAAGCTCTCGTCGGAAGAGATCGCCGGCATTCTTCATGCCATCGGCTCCCGGGCCGAGGAGGTCAGCGCCGCGTTGACGTCGTCCGCCAGACAGGCGCGCATCGGCACCGAGCTGGCCGGTACTTCGGGCGAATCGTTCCGCGCGATTCTGGCATCGGTGAAGGAAGTATCGGAGCAAGTGCAGGAGGTATCCGCCGCTTCCGAGCAAATGTCTGCCTGCAGCGAACAGATTGCCGCATCGCTGGAAGAGTCTGAACGCATCGCCGAAGCGGCTTCCGGCCACTCGCAGCAGGTTGCCGCCGCATCGGAGGAACAGCTGGCTTCCGTAGAGGAAGTCGCAAGCGCGGCCGAGCAGCTGCGCTCGCTCGCCGGCGAACTGAACGAAGGCGTCAGCCGGTTCCGCGTATAA
- a CDS encoding ArnT family glycosyltransferase: MKGFKQVKIDLYLLAIAVMSMFLNGYNIWEDKYANTYYTTAVGSMLQSFSNFFYGSLDSAGSVTVDKPPLTFWIQTAFAYVFGLHGWSVILPQALAGVGSVLLIYFILKPTFGVKAARIGSLVLALTPVVPSISRTNNIDSMLVFALLIGTWLLFKGIRNSRTRTVIGAFAMIGVAFNMKMLQAYMVLPAFYLLYILAAKVNWKRKTAVLAGATALMFVISISWAVVVDSIPADKRPYIGSSETNSVMNLAFGYNGVSRLTGDQAPGGGGGGRGGMQDGRGDGGSAAGAGFAAAGAGGAAANGGQDGGGQAAAGSADGSTPGNDGTVPNAGGSAPDSDGTAPNGDGTASGNGAIGGMAAPNGGFGGGFPGQDGGTGRGGFQGGGPGGGGNMFGTGNPGILRLFQSGLSGEASWMIPFVFFACVGLFASFRFKSFKHMHFTQKHREALFWLAWLIPAMMFFSVAGFFHQYYLIMLAAPIAALAGAGWVELWHAYREGKGWTSYLLPISITVTAALQWYVMQNDDDTIGKGWSIGVAAAGVLTTMVLFTLKNGGEFKFKRVIGVVSVFVMLIGPAFWSLTPITYGQSSMTPIVGPEGDSMGFGGGKGGFPAMAEMNGTGGMFPGQDGQQGQDGQNAAGASTDDQNGAAAGGQDNQDQSQQGFPGQDGQSAGGSMPSFGGGGGMPGGMGEGTIDQKTLAYLKAHNTGEEYLFATSTYTSAAPYIIDENEKVVTLGGFSGSDPVYSVEKLQKLVESGKLKYFMISGGGGFGGRGGSSEVTAWIEEHGTVIPTSEWQSSGDSGASEKSMGGMGGRGGGMTLYEVKLQ; the protein is encoded by the coding sequence ATGAAGGGATTTAAGCAGGTCAAAATCGATTTGTATTTGCTGGCCATCGCGGTCATGTCAATGTTCTTGAACGGCTACAACATCTGGGAGGACAAGTACGCGAATACCTATTACACGACGGCGGTCGGGAGCATGCTGCAAAGCTTCTCGAATTTCTTCTACGGATCGCTAGACTCGGCGGGCTCCGTTACGGTGGATAAGCCGCCGCTCACATTCTGGATTCAGACGGCGTTCGCGTATGTATTCGGCCTGCATGGCTGGAGCGTCATTCTGCCGCAGGCATTGGCCGGCGTCGGCAGCGTGCTGCTGATCTACTTCATTCTTAAACCGACCTTCGGCGTCAAAGCGGCGCGGATCGGATCGCTCGTCCTGGCGCTCACGCCGGTAGTGCCGTCGATCAGCAGGACGAACAACATCGACAGCATGCTCGTATTCGCCTTGCTGATCGGTACATGGCTGCTGTTCAAAGGCATCCGGAATTCACGGACGCGCACCGTCATCGGCGCCTTCGCCATGATCGGCGTCGCGTTCAATATGAAAATGCTGCAGGCCTATATGGTACTGCCGGCGTTCTATCTGCTCTATATTTTGGCGGCAAAAGTCAATTGGAAACGCAAGACGGCGGTACTCGCCGGCGCTACGGCGCTTATGTTCGTCATTTCGATTTCGTGGGCTGTCGTCGTCGATTCGATTCCTGCCGACAAGCGGCCGTATATCGGCAGCAGCGAAACGAACTCGGTCATGAACTTGGCCTTCGGTTATAACGGCGTATCCCGTTTGACTGGCGATCAAGCGCCTGGCGGCGGGGGCGGCGGCCGCGGCGGCATGCAGGACGGAAGAGGCGATGGCGGCTCGGCGGCAGGTGCCGGTTTTGCGGCAGCGGGTGCCGGCGGCGCGGCCGCGAACGGCGGCCAAGACGGCGGGGGACAAGCGGCGGCCGGAAGCGCCGACGGCAGCACGCCGGGCAATGACGGCACCGTGCCGAATGCCGGCGGCAGCGCGCCGGACAGTGACGGCACAGCGCCAAACGGCGACGGAACCGCATCCGGCAACGGCGCGATCGGCGGCATGGCGGCACCGAACGGAGGCTTCGGCGGCGGATTCCCAGGTCAAGACGGCGGCACCGGACGGGGAGGCTTCCAAGGCGGCGGTCCGGGCGGCGGCGGGAATATGTTCGGCACAGGCAATCCGGGTATCCTGCGATTGTTCCAATCCGGCCTGTCGGGCGAAGCAAGCTGGATGATCCCGTTCGTATTCTTCGCTTGCGTCGGCTTGTTCGCGAGCTTCCGCTTCAAATCGTTCAAGCACATGCATTTCACGCAGAAGCACAGAGAGGCGCTGTTCTGGCTTGCATGGCTCATTCCGGCCATGATGTTCTTCAGCGTGGCGGGCTTCTTCCATCAGTATTACCTGATTATGCTTGCGGCACCCATCGCGGCATTGGCCGGAGCGGGCTGGGTGGAATTGTGGCACGCTTATCGCGAGGGCAAAGGCTGGACGTCGTATCTGCTGCCGATTTCCATTACGGTAACGGCGGCGCTGCAATGGTACGTCATGCAGAACGACGACGATACGATCGGCAAAGGCTGGTCCATCGGCGTCGCGGCAGCCGGCGTACTGACGACGATGGTCCTCTTCACGCTCAAAAACGGCGGCGAATTCAAATTCAAACGCGTTATCGGCGTCGTCAGCGTGTTCGTGATGCTGATAGGCCCGGCATTCTGGTCGCTGACGCCGATTACGTACGGCCAAAGCAGCATGACGCCGATCGTCGGCCCCGAAGGCGACTCGATGGGCTTCGGAGGCGGCAAAGGCGGCTTCCCGGCGATGGCCGAAATGAATGGCACGGGCGGCATGTTCCCCGGCCAAGACGGCCAACAAGGCCAAGACGGGCAGAACGCCGCGGGCGCTTCGACGGATGATCAGAACGGCGCGGCTGCAGGCGGCCAAGACAATCAGGATCAAAGCCAGCAAGGTTTCCCCGGTCAGGACGGCCAATCGGCAGGCGGCTCCATGCCTTCATTCGGCGGAGGAGGCGGCATGCCTGGCGGCATGGGCGAAGGCACGATCGACCAGAAGACGCTCGCTTATTTGAAGGCGCATAACACGGGCGAAGAATACCTGTTCGCGACTTCCACCTATACCTCGGCCGCGCCGTACATCATCGACGAGAACGAGAAGGTCGTTACGCTTGGCGGGTTCTCCGGCTCCGATCCGGTTTACTCGGTCGAGAAGCTGCAGAAGCTCGTCGAGAGCGGCAAGCTGAAATATTTCATGATTTCCGGCGGCGGCGGTTTCGGCGGCCGGGGCGGCAGCTCCGAAGTGACGGCTTGGATCGAAGAGCACGGCACGGTCATTCCGACGAGCGAATGGCAGTCGAGCGGCGACAGCGGCGCAAGCGAGAAATCGATGGGCGGCATGGGCGGCAGAGGCGGCGGCATGACCCTTTACGAAGTGAAACTGCAATAA
- a CDS encoding GtrA family protein gives MNGRLLKFGAVGLLNTGADLLVFTMLTAAGSNVVTAQIIAYACGMLNSYLLNRSWTFRSNASRSREMPRFILLNLVVLACVTWLLELLHSGAGMSLLTSKLAATGAGMLVNYAGSRFWVFGTRGYSSETRSDAP, from the coding sequence ATGAATGGCCGGCTGCTGAAATTCGGCGCCGTCGGGCTGTTGAATACCGGCGCCGATCTGCTGGTGTTCACCATGCTGACGGCAGCGGGAAGCAACGTAGTGACGGCGCAAATCATCGCTTATGCTTGCGGGATGCTGAACAGCTATCTGCTCAACCGCAGCTGGACGTTTCGTTCGAACGCCAGCCGGTCCCGCGAAATGCCGCGTTTCATCCTGCTCAATCTTGTCGTGCTGGCCTGCGTGACCTGGCTGCTGGAGCTATTGCATTCGGGAGCGGGCATGTCACTTCTGACAAGCAAGCTGGCAGCCACGGGCGCAGGCATGTTGGTCAATTACGCGGGCAGCCGTTTCTGGGTATTCGGCACTCGCGGTTATTCATCCGAAACAAGGAGTGACGCCCCATGA